The following proteins come from a genomic window of Dreissena polymorpha isolate Duluth1 chromosome 1, UMN_Dpol_1.0, whole genome shotgun sequence:
- the LOC127859455 gene encoding prostatic spermine-binding protein-like: DDDDDDDDDDDDDDYDDDDDDDDDDDDDDDDDDDDDDDDDDDDDGGGGGGDDDDDDDDDDDDDDDDDDDDDDDDDDDDDDDDDDDDDDDDDDDDDDDDDDDLMVMMMMMMMMIDDDDDDDDDDDDDDDDDDDDDDDDDDDDDDDDDDDDDDDDDDDLYNGLHLTCIDWYSRTCSEKLSMRKK, translated from the exons gatgatgatgatgatgatgatgatgatgatgatgatgatgattatgatgatgatgatgatgatgatgatgatgatgatgatgatgatgatgatgatgatgatgatgatgatgatgatgatgatgatgatgatgggggtggtggtggtggtgatgatgatgatgatgatgatgatgatgatgatgatgatgatgatgatgatgatgatgatgatgatgatgatgatgatgatgatgatgatgatgatgatgatgatgatgatgatgatgatgatgatgatgatgatgatgatgatgatgatgatttgatggtgatgatgatgatgatgatgatgatgattgatgatgatgatgatgatgatgatgatgatgatgatgatgatgatgat gatgatgatgatgatgatgatgatgatgatgatgatgatgatgatgatgatgatgatgacgacgacgacgatgatgatgatttatataATGGATTGCATTTAACCTGCATTGACTGGTACAGCCGAACTTGCTCCGAAAAATTGTCTATGCGTAAAAAGTAG
- the LOC127859495 gene encoding uncharacterized protein LOC127859495 codes for MLRDSRDEKVREAGVQVNTGRKWRDDKAVEEAEARLRHSDIVGNVAHGRLGFGCVTRSQWSKASAKDRRTQVQEEIRRMEEESRLTRAVTLRKQGKWLNWEGVPQRKLTWNAIWTMESDRLSFLLKSVYDVLPSPTNLVTWGFAEKPDCKLCGRPANLEHVLSSCRTALSDGRYRWRHDRVLASMADHLDQARKAQKTTNKGPSFISFVRAGEEGAKAKRACGILGTATDWRMEADLKKQLKFPQEITVTNQRPDIVLWSAASKQVVMVELTVPWEERIEESFERKREKYQALTDTCTEKGWKAWCFPVEVGCRGFPAQSLWRTFSRLGVTGQVRKRAISVVARETESASLWLWRKREEKWIGGHRAVD; via the coding sequence ATGCTACGAGACAGTAGAGATGAGAAGGTTAGAGAAGCAGGAGTGCAGGTCAACACCGGGAGAAAGTGGAGGGATGACAAGGCAGTTGAAGAGGCTGAGGCTCGTCTTCGGCACAGCGACATTGTCGGTAATGTTGCACACGGGCGACTAGGCTTCGGATGCGTCACCCGTTCGCAGTGGAGCAAAGCCAGTGCAAAAGACCGACGCACCCAAGTGCAGGAAGAGATTCGCCGAATGGAGGAAGAATCCAGGCTCACCAGAGCTGTTACCCTACGGAAACAGGGAAAATGGCTGAACTGGGAGGGAGTACCCCAGAGAAAGCTTACATGGAATGCGATCTGGACCATGGAAAGCGACAGACTTAGTTTCTTGCTCAAGTCTGTCTACGACGTGCTGCCAAGTCCAACAAACCTAGTGACTTGGGGTTTTGCCGAAAAGCCAGATTGCAAGCTCTGTGGAAGACCAGCGAATCTGGAGCATGTCCTGAGCTCATGCAGGACAGCCCTGTCTGATGGTCGATACAGATGGCGTCACGACAGGGTTCTTGCTTCAATGGCCGATCATCTAGATCAAGCACGAAAAGCGCAGAAGACGACCAACAAAGGCCCCTCATTCATTTCCTTTGTCAGAGCCGGAGAAGAAGGGGCAAAGGCCAAACGCGCATGTGGGATTCTTGGAACGGCAACAGATTGGAGAATGGAAGCAGACTTGAAGAAACAGCTCAAGTTTCCACAGGAGATCACCGTGACAAACCAGAGACCCGACATAGTACTGTGGTCAGCGGCATCAAAACAGGTTGTGATGGTGGAGCTCACAGTACCATGGGAGGAGCGGATTGAAGAGAGCTTCGAACGGAAGCGCGAAAAGTACCAGGCCCTCACAGATACCTGCACAGAGAAAGGCTGGAAGGCATGGTGTTTTCCAGTGGAGGTGGGCTGCAGAGGTTTCCCAGCACAATCACTGTGGCGCACTTTCAGCAGACTGGGGGTTACAGGACAGGTCCGGAAACGGGCCATATCGGTTGTTGCACGTGAAACGGAGTCTGCTTCCTTGTGGCTATGGCGGAAGAGAGAGGAGAAGTGGATAGGGGGACACAGGGCTGTCGACTAG